In a genomic window of Vigna angularis cultivar LongXiaoDou No.4 chromosome 6, ASM1680809v1, whole genome shotgun sequence:
- the LOC108341064 gene encoding U-box domain-containing protein 8, with amino-acid sequence MPPPSATALFALCSFPGNRSRAVECGAVSALLRSADSGLERSVEIIGVLAKCKEGREQMVRFGECVQILAGVLRNGSSRGVRMIMPRSRGIPHV; translated from the exons ATGCCTCCGCCCTCCGCCACCGCGCTCTTCGCTCTCTGCTCCTTCCCCGGCAACCGCAGCCGGGCGGTCGAGTGCGGCGCCGTCTCCGCTCTCCTTCGGAGCGCGGATTCGGGGCTGGAGAGGAGCGTAGAGATTATCGGGGTTTTGGCAAAGTGTAAGGAGGGGAGGGAGCAGATGGTACGGTTTGGCGAGTGCGTGCAGATTCTTGCTGGTGTGTTGAGGAATGGAAGCTCCAGGGGAGTTCG GATGATAATGCCAAGGTCAAGAGGAATTCCTCATGTTTGA
- the LOC108341899 gene encoding probable NAD(P)H dehydrogenase (quinone) FQR1-like 1: protein MATKVYIIYYSTYGHVEKLAREIEKGAASVEGVEAKLWQVPETLPEEVLVKLGAPPKSDVPVITPNELPEADGFLFGFPTRFGSMAAQFKAFFDATGGLWRTQSLAGKPAGFFYSTASQGGGQETTPLTSITQLVHHGMIYVPIGYTFGAGMFELEKLKGGSPYGAGTYAGDGSRQPSELELAQAFHQGKYFAGIAKKLKGSQ from the exons ATGGCTACCAAGGTTTATATCAT TTATTATTCTACCTATGGACATGTTGAGAAGCTAGCCAGGGAGATAGAAAAAGGTGCTGCTTCTGTGGAGGGAGTTGAAGCAAAACTGTGGCAG GTACCAGAAACATTGCCTGAAGAAGTACTTGTGAAGTTGGGAGCACCTCCAAAGAGTGATGTTCCGGTTATTACTCCCAATGAGCTTCCTGAGGCCGATGgctttttgtttggttttcctACAAGATTTGGATCTATGGCTGCTCAATTTAAAGCATTTTTTGATGCAACTGGAGGCCTATGGCGGACACAGTCACTAGCAGGAAAGCCTGCAGGCTTCTTCTACAGCACTGCTTCTCAAGGAGGTGGTCAAGAAACTACCCC GTTGACATCTATTACTCAACTAGTTCACCATGGAATGATTTATGTGCCGATTGGATACACATTTGGCGCTGGCATGTTTGAGTTGGAGAAGTTGAAAGGTGGGTCTCCATATGGTGCAGGAACTTATGCTGGGGATGGCTCAAGGCAGCCTAGTGAGTTGGAATTGGCTCAAGCTTTCCATCAGGGAAAGTACTTTGCAGGCATTGCAAAGAAGCTCAAGGGATCTCAATGA
- the LOC108342455 gene encoding probable NAD(P)H dehydrogenase (quinone) FQR1-like 1 has product MVTKVYVVYYSTYGHVEKLAKEIEKGAASVEGVEAKLWQVPETLSEEVLGKIGAPPKGDAPTIKPRELAEADGLLFGFPTTFGAMAAQFKTFLDATVSLWRRQALSGKPAGFFYSTSSQGGGQETTPLTSITQLVHHGMIFVPIGYSFGEGMFEMEKLKGGSPYGAGTYAGDDGSRQPSELELAQAFHQGKYFAAIAKKLKGSL; this is encoded by the exons ATGGTTACCAAGGTTTACGTTGT TTACTATTCTACGTATGGACATGTTGAGAAGCTTGctaaagagatagaaaaaggGGCTGCTTCCGTGGAGGGAGTAGAAGCAAAACTATGGCAG GTGCCTGAAACACTGTCGGAAGAAGTTCTTGGGAAGATAGGAGCACCACCAAAAGGTGACGCTCCTACTATTAAACCTCGTGAGCTGGCTGAGGCAGATGGTTTGTTGTTTGGTTTTCCCACAACATTTGGAGCTATGGCTGctcaatttaaaacatttttggaTGCCACTGTAAGCCTATGGCGCAGGCAGGCACTATCAGGAAAGCCTGCTGGCTTCTTCTACAGCACTAGTTCTCAAGGAGGTGGACAAGAAACTACTCC GTTGACATCTATTACTCAGCTTGTTCACCATGGAATGATTTTTGTGCCCATTGGATACTCATTTGGCGAAGGGATGTTTGAGATGGAGAAGCTGAAAGGAGGTTCCCCATACGGTGCAGGAACTTATGCTGGAGATGATGGCTCAAGGCAGCCAAGTGAGTTAGAATTGGCTCAAGCTTTTCATCAAGGAAAATACTTTGCAGCCATTGCAAAGAAGCTTAAAGGATctctttga